The genomic interval GGGTCGATCGGGGACAACTCATGGACTATAGAAGATTTATCGCAGAACTTCCTAGCTTTTACAATCATTGGGGGCAGGAATCGGTTGTTCCTAAGTCAGAGTTGTTTCAGGCAACACTGCAACGGTTGACAGGGATGACAACCGCGAACGTGACCCAACTCCTCAACTTTGCTGTTGAGTGTATGGAACCGGGAGAGGTGTATTGTGAAGTGGGGTGCTTCCAGGGATCAACGCTGGTGGGGGCATTGCTCAACCATCCTGATCGCGCTGCCTATGCCGTAGACAATTTCTCTGAGTTTGACCCAGAAGGCGAAAATCTGTCGCAGTTATTGCAGAATCTGGCGGCTTTTGGGATGGAAGACCAGGTTCTTTTTTGCAATCAGGATTTTGAAGAATTTTTTGCTGACCTAAGGGAACTGCGATCCGAGGATCGCATTGGGGTTTACCTCTACGATGGTGCCCATGATTATCGTTCTCAATTAATGGGGTTGTTGCTGGCGAAACCCTTCCTTGCCGATCGCGCGTTGATTGTTGTGGATGACAGCAATTGGGAGGGGGTACAACAGGCAAACTGGGACTTTATTGCTGCCCATCCCCAATGTGATTTGCTGCTAGATTTGCCAACCCCAGGAAATGGGCATCCCACTTTTTGGAACGGGGTACAGGTATTGTCTTGGGATGCAACAGCGAGCCACAATCATGATTGGTCTAGTCTCAAGCAACAGCGAAAGATCAGGCTGATTCAGGCAATCTACGATATTCCTGCCTCAGTTTCGGTGCTACCAGGAGATCTGGAAACCCTTCAGCAAGAAGCACAACGACTCCAGGTCACAGGACAGCTTGAGGCAGCGGAGCATCTCTACCTGGTAGCGTTGCAGCAGGATGCCAATCGGGCTGATTCCTGGCATGGATTAGGCATTGTTTATTACTTACTGAATCAGTCTGAGAAAGCTTTTAGGGCGCTCTCTAATGCCCTCAAGATTGATTCTGCAAAAGCTTCCTATCACTATAGTGCAGGGCTTTTGTTGGAAAAAATGGGTAAACCAGTTGCCGCAGCGGAGGCTTACCAGCAAACGATCGCCCTCGATCCCGCATTTCTGGATGCGTACACGAATTTAGGGAATCTGGTTGCAGAACAGGGCGATCCCCATCAGGCAGAACTGATTTATCAGACTGCGATCGCCCAAGATCCGCGCCATGTTGGCAGTTATCTGAACCGGGGCAATCTCTTTCTTGTCCAGGGGAAGGTTGAGCAGGCGATCGCGGATTATCAGACTGCCTTAGAAATCGATCCTGACCATGCGGATCTCCGCAACAACCTGATTGTTGCTCAGGAACTGGCGCAGAATGCGGTGAAGAAACATCAATTTGCGGGCGACAATCTCCATGCCCGTAGGCGCTATCAGGAGGCAGCCAGCCACTATCAAGCGTTGCTGGAGCAACAGCAGTTAACGGCTGAGGGCCATCTGGCTCTGGCAGATTGTTACGAGAAATTAAAACAGTACGATGCGGCGCTTCAGATCTGTCAGCAGGGCATCGATCGCCAACCCTCAGTCGTTCTCTATACCCAGTTGATTCGAGTGTTGCAGGAAACCGGGCAAACGGAAACTGCAATTGCGATCGCCACTAGAGCAGCCAGGGAATTTCCGGATGAACAGCTATTCCGGTTCCAGCAACACCTGTTACTACCTGTGTTGTATCCAGATTTCCAAACCATTTTGAGGTATCAAGACCACTACACCCGTGGGCTAAACGCGTTATTGAGTGGCAGGTTTCTTGCAACAGAATCCGCAAAAAAAAAGGCGTTAACGGCGATCGAACAATTCAATAACTTTTTCCTGATCTGCCAGAATGCAAACCATCGAGATTCGCAACAAGCCTTTGGGCAGTTGGTTCACCAGATTATGGCTGCCAATTATCCCGAATGGACGCAACCCCTGCCCATGCCACCGGTGGAGGACAAGATTCGGATTGGTTACGTATCTGGATGCCTCTGGCAACATACAGTTGGCAAACTAATGGTGGGCTGGTTCCGCCACCACGATCGCGATCGGTTCCAGATTCATACGTACCACATTTCTGAAAACGAGGATGATCTGACCCAGGAGATTCAGCAGCACAGCCATGTCTTTTATGCAATCCCAGATGATTTGGAAGGGGTGAGTCGGCAAATTCGAGCCGATCAACTTCACATTCTGGTTTTCCTGGATCTGGGGATGCAGACGCTGATGTCTCGCTTAGCAGCATTACGGTTGGCACCGGTGCAATGTACAACCTGGGCGCATCCGATTACATCCGGTTTGTCAACAGTGGATTATTTCCTATCCAGCGATTTGATGGAGCCGGAAAACGCCCAGGATCATTATTCCGAAGAGTTGATCCGGTTACCCAATCTGGCCATTGCTTTTGCTGAACCTCAGATTCCCCCACCGACAAAACCCCGATCGGCGTTTCAACTGCGGGAGGATGCGATCGTCTATCTTGCCTGCCAAACCCTGATTAAGTATTTACCGGAGCAGGATGCCGTATTTGCAGCGATCGCCCAACAGGTTCCCCATGCCCAGTTTGTTTTTGTTGCGCGCCCCAACGCTCCCATTGCCAAACAGTTTCGGCAACGATTGAACCATGCCTTTGCCCAGGTTGGTTTAGACAGCGCTGCCTACTGCGTTATGCTGCCACCCCTGAATCAGGCAGACTACTGGAACCTGAATCAGGTATCGGATGTGTTTCTGGATAGTTTTGGCTGGTCAGGGGGACACACAACCCTGGAAGCGATCGCCTGTCATCTTCCAGTGGTCACCCTCCCCGGTGAACTAATGCGTGGACGCCACTCCTACGCCATCCTTAAAATGTTAGGCGTCACAGATACCATTGCCCAGACCAGGACAGATTACATTGAAATCGCCGTTCGGTTGGGATGCGATCGCCCCTGGAGCCAGAACCTGATCCAGCGCATGATCGACCAATCCTTCCGCCTGTATGACGACAAAACTTGCATGGCAGCCCTGGAGGCGTTTTATCAACGGATTGTAAGAAGGTGAGGGGAAGGGGAGGGGGAAAGGGGAAAGGGGAAGGGGGAAGGGGAAGGGGGAAGGGGCGGTTGTTGGTTGTTGGTTAGCAAATGCCCCTGCCCAATCCCCAGTGCCCAATGCCCCATCTCTAATGTCCCAACTTAAAACTTAAAACTCAAAACTTAAAACTTAAAACTCAAAACTCAAAACTCCCTAACCCTTACCCCTTTCCCCCATGCCCCAACCGATTCTCTACATCGCCATCACAAACCACGGTTTTGGGCATGCTGCTCGATCGGCAACCCTGGCGGCTGAAATTAAGCGCAGGTGTCCCGATATTCTGATTATTTTGGTGACCACTGCCCCTCGTTGGCTGCTGGAGTCCTACATGGACTACGATTTTATTCACCGTCCGCGAGCTTTTGATGTGGGGGTTTTGCAGAGCGATAGCGTGACGATGGATAAACCAGGTACGCTGGAAAAGTTAAAGCAGATCCGGGCACAACAAGAGCGGATCATCGCTTCTGAGGTCGAATTCATTAACCAAAATCGGGTGGGGTTGCTGCTGGCAGATATTCCACCGATCGCCCCACTGATTGCCAGAGCAGCTGGAATTCCCTGCTGGATGGCAAGCAACTTTGGTTGGGATCTGATCTATCGTCCCTGGGGTGGAGAATTTATCGAAATTTCTGATTGGATTGTGGACTGTTTTAGCCAGTGCGACCAACTGTTTCGCCTACCCCTGCACGAGCCGATGAGTGCTTTCCCCGTCGTGACCGACGTGGGCTTTACAGGTGGCACTCCTCGCTACAGCGTTGAAGAACTCCAACAAATCTTTGGTCTGCAAGTTCCGCCGCAACGAACGGTATTAATGACCTTTGGCGGATTAGGGTTAAATCAGATTCCCTATCACAACCTGCAACACTTTCCCGATTGGCAGTTCATCTCCTTTGATGATCATGCGCCTGACCTGCCCAACCTGATTAAAATTCCCAATTCGTTCAAAATTGGAGTGCATCGCTGTCGCCCGGTCGATTTAATGCCGGTTTGTGGCAGGATGCTATGTAAACCGGGCTATGGTACCTTTGCCGAAGCTTGTCGGACGGGCACACCCATTGTTTCGATTACCCGCGATGATTTTGGTGAGGCTCCAGTTTTGCTGGAAAGCGTTCAGCAGTATATTCCTTACCAGATTCTCTCACCCGCTGATTTCTTTGAAAGTGAATGGGAATTTCTGCATCAGCCATTGCACCCACCGCGTCAGGCTCGCCCTGACATTCAAGATGGCAACAAAGCGATCGCCGAAGCAGTGATCAATTTCTTCCAAACCGCGTAACATACTTTCAAGGCAAGCCTATAAGTTTATGAGTAAATGGTAAGCAGCCATGACAACCACTCCCAAGTTGACTTCCAGAGAAAAGCATCGGGTCAAAATCTACACCACAGACCAATGGGAAATTCAAGGTGAAGTTTCGATTCCTGCGGGTGGTTACAATGCCCGTCTGTCCGACTTCCTCAACAACGAAAACACGTTCATTGCCCTGACCGATGCGGTTATTTATGCTGCCGATGGCAAACTGCTGGCAAATGAAAGCTTTCTCTCGGTCAGCAAACATGCCATTAAGCTGGTGATTGAGGAAGGGGAAATGCAAGAAGTTCCCCCTTCAGCCTCCTGAAGCGATCGTCCTGGAATCGGGTGTATTCACCGTTAGGAGACTGACGCGGAGACAGGGAGACAGAAGGTGTGGGGATTTCAACCTGGTTTCTGGCTCTCCGTGTCTCCCACTCATCCCATCTCGCGCTACTCTTCCACTGAACTGGCAGAGTGCGGCTGGCGGATTGAAGTGATGACACGATCGGATTGCACGACAGTCTAACGTTGCCCATCACCCGCCGCAGACCACTTCTCTAATCTCACTGATCACCTCTCAAAGGTCGGGTGCATGGGCGTTGTTATACAGCGTTTGTGACAGAGCTAGTGATAGTGTTTTAAGGATTGTCAAAATCAGCAAATGATAGCTTGAGACAACTGCAAACTCCTTGCCAATCACGCTCTGATAAGTGACCGATCAAAACTGGATTCGCTGTTTGTGGAAGAGTAACAATAAAACAACGAAACACAGAACTCGTTCGTAGACCTGCTGCTTGCCAATCTTGAAGTACATAGTCCGTTACTCCAAGCCCAGTTGTTTGGGTAGTGATGAGTCCAACAATGATGTCTGGGCGGGCTGTATGATAAGTAGCTGACGACAAAACAAGAGCCGGGCGGCGTTTCATACCAGTGATACCCGGAAAATCCACTGTTACTACATCGCCAGCATCAAACGTCACTGAATCGCCTCGTCTTCAGGAAACAGCGTAGCTGCATACTGTAATGAGAAATTAGCAAGCTCAGCTTGATCTTGATCTGTCCAGCGATCGCTTTGATCGATAACCGACAGATCTTGAACTACTAATTCGTTGAGAATTAGGTTTGCTAATCGCAATTGCTCTGTTGGTGGCAGGGTGCGAACAATCTGAATATAGATTTCCTGTGCAGAGGTTGGCATTTGAAAAATCCTCTCAATCCTCGTCCGATAAGTGTAACACTTCCGTGACAAGCCCTTCAGCAACTTTGTGTCCACCACCAACCACAAAAAATCGTATTCCAAGCTTAACCCGCTGTTTGTGAACCGTTGCACGCAATTCTAGATTCAAAACCCGAAAGTAGGCTTTCACTGCACCCTGACATACAACACCATGAGGAAGCAAAAGTCTTTCTCCATCTAGCAAAGCATAGTAAATCATCCAAGCACCGCTTTTGTCACCTTCATACATTACGTCAAGTTTTATTCCTTGACGAAGTGAAGAGCGAAGACCAGTTTCAGGCTGAGGAATGGCTTGCAGAGAAGCAGCAAAATCAGGTCGTTCGTAAACCCATTCTTCAACATTCATAACCGAATTGATTTTGTGAACGCTCTTTGAACAGTAGTAAGTAGGTAGTTGCAATAAAAGTAGGATGGGTTAGCGATAATGTAACCCATGCAGGCGTTGGGTTTCGTGCCTCAACCCAACCGACACGGGTCTTATATTTAATGGCACCCTCCCACTTACCTATCAAAGATCAAGCTGTATAACGTCCGCTTCACCCGCTAAAATAACCTTTCGTTTCCACCAATAAGCTTTCGTTAGTGGGTGCAAGCGCTGTTATCCGACTGGCAATATCAATATGTTACGGGTACAGCCTCTCATAATCACCCTTCTTTCTGGGATCACACTCCCACCGAGCTGTAAATTCTTGAAGCACAAACTCATCATTCTGCAATCGATAGGTTCCTTGAGTCCCACAAGGGTCTGAGCCTCCACCCAGCCTGTTCCAAATGCGTAACTCCTGACTGACTGGATCAAACCATTGAGAAGCGTTGGGAAATGATCTGCCAAACGTCATTACGCTGTCAACCTGCTGAAGCGTGCCATCGCTCTTCCTCTCAAATTTGGTTAATTTGAGAGGCTTAAATATAGCTTTACCATCGGCTTCTGAGTATAAGAAGGTTGCAAAGCGACGATCTGACATTCCGGATGCACAGATTAGGAGAACCAGATAACTTTTATTAGCCTGTTTCCAAAATTTAGATTGACCTACAGCTGACCAATCAAGGTACTGACTGAACCTCTCATTGCCTAGACATAGCTGTACCATGTCTAGGGTTTGCTCCTGATGTTGAACTAACTTCTTTAAGATGTCCTGTTTCGCTGGGTCATGCTGAGCCAGTCTGTACAACTCATAGATAACGCCTATGTAATACGATCTTGCGGCATCTGGAACTTGTTTAAGTTTTGCCAGAAACTTGCTGTTTAACTTGGGATAATGCTCAGCCTCAGATTTCTGCACTTGAGGGGAATCATCTGCGACTGAAGGGACTGCTGCAGGGTGTTTAAGTCGGTGCAGCTTGTTTGGCGTTTGTAGCATTGCAGGCTGATAGATAAGCACATCCAAGCAATGCTATGAAGTGGTAAGTAACTCTACTTTGAAAACACTTAAACAGAGGGCTTGTTAATCATTTTCAGATTACGCCTTACCTAGAGATGAAGTCGGATAACTATGTATTAACCGTCAAATCTGACGGTTAAGTACCCTGTTTTCCAGACTTATCTATCATATTTGCGGGATAACACCCCAATCAGCAGGACTTAAATTGCATTTTTATAGGTTAACTCAGATCTTGCACCTTTCCCAGTAAGCTGGGTCAGGCAATGATTTGAGCGTAATTTCAAAGCCATATTGTGCGGCAATATCTGTGCTCCTTCGGATCTGTTTAAGTAATTGAAACCAGACAATCGAGGGCAATAACGTTTCAACTGCCAAGCGACTGGCAATCTTCCAGTCCAGTACAGACGGAAGTGACCATTGATCTATCCAATGCGCCAACAAGTAAGCAATCAGCGACAAAATCAACCAACGATACACGCCTAACTGGGTGCTTTGACCAAAGCAATGCAAACCAAACTGATGCTTGGCAGTTTTGAAAAAGCCTTCAATTGCCCAACGCTCGCGCCCCAACTGGACGAGATACGCCCCAGAATACGGATAGGTGGAGGCGACAAATCGTAATTCTCGTTTGTTATCCGCGCGCTTCAGCCAAAACCAGGAGACAGTGAGGGGATAGTCGATGTCCTTGAGAACCACCTGGAGACCCCGCTTCGCGTGCCGGTAAAGGTCTTTGAGGCAGCGACCATCTTGCAGGGTACGATTGCTCCTGAGACCCACGACTAACCGCCAAGAGCGCTGGCGAACGGCATTGAGAAACTCAACGGTGCCAAACTCGGTATCGGCTTGCACCAGCACCACTCGCCCCTTGAGCAGGGACTGGGGCACCGTTGCCAACAACTTGCACCCCAACTGAGCCGGACTAGCATAGCCCTTGCCTCGCCAAACCCGAAAGCTCCAGGGCACTCGCCACTCCCCCACGACCAGGTAGAGGACAACCAGGTGCAGACCTCGTTTACCATTCAAAAAGCGCACCCAGGGGTCGGGGTGATCGGGATCTGAGGTTGGTGTACTCAACTGCCGAAACTTGCCGCTTTTCTCTAAAGTCGTTAAGTCAATCAAAATCCGGATCGGTATTTTGGCATGAGGCAGATGAGTGGCAATCTGCTGCAAAATCGCCTGTCGAGTGGTGCGAATCACCTGTCGAGTAGACCAACGATAGTGGTTGAGAAAACGACTTAACGCACTGGGGGATTTGACACAGGTATGGGCGGGTAAAGCATGACCTTGAGCGTCTAAGAACAGCCCCAATAGAGCCTTGAGACTAGCTTTTTGATCGGCACTGGGCATCAAGCAGAGAAGGCTATACACTAATGCTTGGGCGTGTTGAAGAATGGTTTCCATGACCGTCTTCTGATTTTTTTTACTACGCCCTTTCTTTCAGATTTTGTCTCTCTTGGCAACCCTTATTGAGAATGGTGCAAGATCTCAGTTAAGTCTGTACTTTCGGGGTGTTATCTATCACTTTTGATGTACAACACTCCTTCTTTTGATCTTCCCTCACCCTCCTTAAAAAGGAGGGAACCGAACCGCTCAAAGTCCTTCTTAAAAAGGGAGATTTAGGGGGATCTTCAAGTTTTTATACTCACCCTTTCAGGAGGGTCAGCATCTTTCGTAGACTTTCTCGCCAGTGGGGAGGGTAGGTTCCCAATAATCCGGTGACTTTCTTCAGGGAAAGGACGGAGTAAGGGGGACGTTTTGCGGGGGTGGGATATTCGGGGGTTGTAATTGGCACGACGCGCTGGATTTTTAGCGGGAAGCCAAGCTGGTCTGCTTCTTCAAAAATGGCAACCGCGAAGTCGTACCAACTGCAAACCCCGCTGTTGGTGTAATGGTAGGTGCCTGCGGTTTCGGCGGAGAGTTGAGGGACGAGTTGGGCGATCGCTCCCGCCAGATCCCTCGACCAGGTTGGTGCGCCAATTTGATCGGTTACGACTCGAACTTCTTCCCGTTCTGCGCCTAGCCGCAGCATCGTTTTGACAAAGTTGCCCCTGCCCCCAACGCCGTACACCCAGGCAGTCCGGATAATCAGATGCAAGTCACAGGCATCGCGGACAGCTTTTTCTCCAACCAATTTCGATTCGCCGTAGGCACCCATTGGAGCAGGTGAATCCGTCTCCAGGTAAGGGCTACTCTGCTGACCATTGAACACATAGTCCGTGGAAATGTGAATTAAGCCTGCGCCGATACGTTGAGCAGATTTTGCCAGAATGCCAGGGGCAATGCCATTCACCTGGTTCGCCACTTCTGGTTCACTTTCTGCTTTATCAACTGCTGTATAAGCAGCCGAATTAATTATCATTTGGGGCTTAACGGAGTCTACCCATTGCTGAACGGCTTCGGGTTGGGAGAAATCCGACAGCATCCCTGCCGATGCTAATCACCTCTCCCAGCGATCGGAGGGTTTGTTGCAAATCCTGTCCAACCTGTCCGGTAATTCCGGTAAGCAAAATTCTTGTCATAGATCTTGATCAGAGAAGGTAAGAAATTACAAGCAAGTGCTAAACCATTCTCGTCATAAAGTCGATGGGATTATCTTTTCGGACAACGGGTTCTTGGAAAGTTTATAAAGAATAATAATCAGGCTGATGGTAGAAGCGATCGTCACCCCAACCATCCAAAAACTGGGACTGACCATGAGGATGTCGCCTGAACTGGTGTAAGTTGCCACTAACCAATCGTTAACAAAAACTGCTATGTGAAAAAATAGCAGCATGTAGCAGAGCCATTTCGGTAATTTCGATAGCACCGCCGCCAGTGCCGCAAACAGCAGGAGCATTGTGGCATAGGAACCGACATGGATTTCTGATACACCTGCTCCAAACATGGCAAGCACCCAAAAGACCAGGCTAAACAGGCATACTGCAAGGACAACGCCGATTCTTTTAAAGTCACCATTAGAATCTGACCGCTTCAATAACGCCACCAGCAACACCAACCAACCAACATTCAAGATGCCCAACGATCTGAAGACGAAATAGTATTCGCTGGTACGTCTTGCTTCACTCGAATTTGCATTACCTGGCAGATCATTAAACAGTTTTTTAAAGTTCTCCCATTTGTTATGGGCAATTTGAGCCGCACTCGACTGCTGATATGAATCCAAAATCGTCTGCAAAGAAGGACGGGTGTCGGTTGGATCGATCACCCCAGCGAGATGCCACTTGACCAATCGATTGCCGGGTGGCTCATAAAATTTCTGGTAAGCACCCCAGGGAGTCATCAAAATTCCAAATATCACACAACAGATAAGAATTTGTTGCACTCCCGGAAGCCGTTTCGGTCTAACAAGCAGCATCAAAATTAAGGCAGGCACGGTGAATACGACTCCACCATGAGCTAACATTCCCAGCGCAGTTGCCAGGGTTGCTAAAGCAATCTCAACGGTAGATGGGCGACGAGATTCGTAGATCGATTGTAAAAGGATGGCAAATGCAAAAACCACAAGTGCCGCGGCTAACAACTTGGGCCAGACAAAAACGCTGTGAAACAGGAAAAAGCCAGAGAAAATGCAGAATGCCAGCACGATCGCGATTCTGCGTCCTGAAAGCTGCAACGTTCGACAGAGTGCCCACAGGGCTGGCACCCAGGAGCATTGGGCGATTGTGCCAAGAATCTGATAGTGAATCCCTCCTGGTAGCCCAGTCAGATCAGATAGGGGGCGCTGAAACAGCGTGATTCCGGTTTGCAGGGGGGGGCGATCGCTGCTCAACCACTCACCCAGCAAAGGTCTTGGATCAACCCCACTATAAAGGCGATCGGAAAATATTTTCGGTAAAACATTATCGGGAGGGAAGGTTCCATTAAAAAAGCGAAGTTGTGCCAGAAGTTCGGGATAATCGCCGGTTTCGATGCCATAGAGGACTGAAAGATAACCTAAACCAACGACCAGCATGGTAAGCAACGGAAAAACAATGTCTCTCGATCGCAAAAGATCCTTCAGCGCTGTTTTGCGATACAAAAAGATGGCGTATCCTATGCTGAGCAGAAATACACAAACGCTAAAAATGATTCCTAAAACTGGGTTCAAAAGATAGACCCAAAAGGCACAATAGCCAACCAGCGAGCTAAGGGTGATTCCCAAAATCAAGATAAATGCAGGCTTGAGCTGATATTTCCGGGCAATCAGCAGAGCCAGTGGGAGTCCTAAAATCAGAAAGATGAAAAAATGGATGACGTAGAGCGGCACCAGAACCAGCGACCCAATCTGACGCATACAGAGAACGAATA from Kovacikia minuta CCNUW1 carries:
- a CDS encoding O-linked N-acetylglucosamine transferase family protein — protein: MDYRRFIAELPSFYNHWGQESVVPKSELFQATLQRLTGMTTANVTQLLNFAVECMEPGEVYCEVGCFQGSTLVGALLNHPDRAAYAVDNFSEFDPEGENLSQLLQNLAAFGMEDQVLFCNQDFEEFFADLRELRSEDRIGVYLYDGAHDYRSQLMGLLLAKPFLADRALIVVDDSNWEGVQQANWDFIAAHPQCDLLLDLPTPGNGHPTFWNGVQVLSWDATASHNHDWSSLKQQRKIRLIQAIYDIPASVSVLPGDLETLQQEAQRLQVTGQLEAAEHLYLVALQQDANRADSWHGLGIVYYLLNQSEKAFRALSNALKIDSAKASYHYSAGLLLEKMGKPVAAAEAYQQTIALDPAFLDAYTNLGNLVAEQGDPHQAELIYQTAIAQDPRHVGSYLNRGNLFLVQGKVEQAIADYQTALEIDPDHADLRNNLIVAQELAQNAVKKHQFAGDNLHARRRYQEAASHYQALLEQQQLTAEGHLALADCYEKLKQYDAALQICQQGIDRQPSVVLYTQLIRVLQETGQTETAIAIATRAAREFPDEQLFRFQQHLLLPVLYPDFQTILRYQDHYTRGLNALLSGRFLATESAKKKALTAIEQFNNFFLICQNANHRDSQQAFGQLVHQIMAANYPEWTQPLPMPPVEDKIRIGYVSGCLWQHTVGKLMVGWFRHHDRDRFQIHTYHISENEDDLTQEIQQHSHVFYAIPDDLEGVSRQIRADQLHILVFLDLGMQTLMSRLAALRLAPVQCTTWAHPITSGLSTVDYFLSSDLMEPENAQDHYSEELIRLPNLAIAFAEPQIPPPTKPRSAFQLREDAIVYLACQTLIKYLPEQDAVFAAIAQQVPHAQFVFVARPNAPIAKQFRQRLNHAFAQVGLDSAAYCVMLPPLNQADYWNLNQVSDVFLDSFGWSGGHTTLEAIACHLPVVTLPGELMRGRHSYAILKMLGVTDTIAQTRTDYIEIAVRLGCDRPWSQNLIQRMIDQSFRLYDDKTCMAALEAFYQRIVRR
- a CDS encoding glycosyl transferase, producing the protein MPQPILYIAITNHGFGHAARSATLAAEIKRRCPDILIILVTTAPRWLLESYMDYDFIHRPRAFDVGVLQSDSVTMDKPGTLEKLKQIRAQQERIIASEVEFINQNRVGLLLADIPPIAPLIARAAGIPCWMASNFGWDLIYRPWGGEFIEISDWIVDCFSQCDQLFRLPLHEPMSAFPVVTDVGFTGGTPRYSVEELQQIFGLQVPPQRTVLMTFGGLGLNQIPYHNLQHFPDWQFISFDDHAPDLPNLIKIPNSFKIGVHRCRPVDLMPVCGRMLCKPGYGTFAEACRTGTPIVSITRDDFGEAPVLLESVQQYIPYQILSPADFFESEWEFLHQPLHPPRQARPDIQDGNKAIAEAVINFFQTA
- a CDS encoding DUF6812 domain-containing protein, yielding MTTTPKLTSREKHRVKIYTTDQWEIQGEVSIPAGGYNARLSDFLNNENTFIALTDAVIYAADGKLLANESFLSVSKHAIKLVIEEGEMQEVPPSAS
- a CDS encoding type II toxin-antitoxin system PemK/MazF family toxin; the encoded protein is MTFDAGDVVTVDFPGITGMKRRPALVLSSATYHTARPDIIVGLITTQTTGLGVTDYVLQDWQAAGLRTSSVFRCFIVTLPQTANPVLIGHLSERDWQGVCSCLKLSFADFDNP
- a CDS encoding transposase is translated as METILQHAQALVYSLLCLMPSADQKASLKALLGLFLDAQGHALPAHTCVKSPSALSRFLNHYRWSTRQVIRTTRQAILQQIATHLPHAKIPIRILIDLTTLEKSGKFRQLSTPTSDPDHPDPWVRFLNGKRGLHLVVLYLVVGEWRVPWSFRVWRGKGYASPAQLGCKLLATVPQSLLKGRVVLVQADTEFGTVEFLNAVRQRSWRLVVGLRSNRTLQDGRCLKDLYRHAKRGLQVVLKDIDYPLTVSWFWLKRADNKRELRFVASTYPYSGAYLVQLGRERWAIEGFFKTAKHQFGLHCFGQSTQLGVYRWLILSLIAYLLAHWIDQWSLPSVLDWKIASRLAVETLLPSIVWFQLLKQIRRSTDIAAQYGFEITLKSLPDPAYWERCKI
- the rfbD gene encoding dTDP-4-dehydrorhamnose reductase; amino-acid sequence: MLSDFSQPEAVQQWVDSVKPQMIINSAAYTAVDKAESEPEVANQVNGIAPGILAKSAQRIGAGLIHISTDYVFNGQQSSPYLETDSPAPMGAYGESKLVGEKAVRDACDLHLIIRTAWVYGVGGRGNFVKTMLRLGAEREEVRVVTDQIGAPTWSRDLAGAIAQLVPQLSAETAGTYHYTNSGVCSWYDFAVAIFEEADQLGFPLKIQRVVPITTPEYPTPAKRPPYSVLSLKKVTGLLGTYPPHWRESLRKMLTLLKG